From Longimicrobiaceae bacterium, the proteins below share one genomic window:
- a CDS encoding cystathionine gamma-synthase, whose protein sequence is MMMSDRDDRLRFDTRAIHAGQRPDPTTGAIMTPVYQTSTYVQPEVGRHLGYEYARTQNPTREALEANVASLESGKYGIAFGSGLAAIDTMAKLLSAGDHVVSGEGVYGGTYRLFRQVLERMGLQFTFVDSDDLDQIRDAIRPNTRLVHIETPTNPMMRLTDIGAAAQIAHEAGAWLSVDNTFASPYNQRPLELGADIVVHSTTKYLNGHSDVVGGLVVVNDDDLHERLRFLQNAAGAVPGPWDCWLVLRGTKTLHLRMRAHNENGQRVAEWLEGRGEVEAVHYPGLPSHPQHELARRQMDGFTGMISIEMGSLERAKALVENVRIFALAESLGGVESLIGLPSLMTHASVPVDRRQRMGVTDGLVRLSCGVEAVEDLIEDLEQAFSKVAQA, encoded by the coding sequence ATGATGATGTCCGACCGCGACGACAGGCTCAGATTCGATACCCGCGCAATCCATGCGGGACAGCGTCCCGACCCGACGACGGGCGCCATCATGACGCCGGTCTACCAGACCTCGACCTATGTGCAGCCCGAGGTGGGTCGGCACCTCGGCTACGAATACGCCCGCACGCAGAACCCCACGCGGGAAGCGCTGGAGGCCAACGTCGCCTCGCTGGAGTCGGGCAAATACGGGATTGCGTTCGGGTCGGGGCTGGCGGCCATCGACACCATGGCGAAGCTCCTCTCCGCTGGAGACCACGTGGTCTCCGGAGAGGGTGTCTACGGAGGGACGTACCGGCTCTTCCGACAGGTGCTGGAGCGGATGGGTCTGCAGTTCACCTTCGTCGACTCCGACGACCTGGACCAGATCCGCGACGCCATACGCCCGAATACCAGGCTGGTGCACATCGAGACCCCCACCAACCCGATGATGCGCCTCACCGACATCGGCGCGGCCGCGCAGATCGCGCACGAGGCGGGTGCCTGGCTCAGCGTGGACAATACCTTCGCTTCGCCCTACAACCAGCGACCCTTGGAGCTAGGCGCCGACATCGTCGTTCACTCCACCACCAAATACCTCAACGGCCATTCCGACGTGGTGGGCGGTCTCGTGGTCGTGAACGACGACGACCTGCACGAGCGTTTGCGCTTCCTGCAGAACGCAGCCGGTGCGGTGCCGGGGCCGTGGGATTGCTGGCTGGTCCTCCGCGGCACCAAGACCCTGCATCTGCGCATGCGCGCCCACAACGAAAACGGGCAGCGCGTCGCCGAGTGGCTGGAGGGTCGCGGTGAGGTCGAGGCCGTGCACTACCCCGGTCTTCCATCGCACCCCCAGCACGAGCTCGCCCGCCGTCAGATGGACGGATTCACTGGGATGATCTCGATCGAGATGGGTTCGTTGGAGCGCGCAAAGGCCCTGGTGGAGAACGTGCGGATCTTTGCCCTGGCGGAGTCGTTGGGCGGAGTGGAGAGCCTGATCGGGCTGCCGTCGCTGATGACCCATGCCTCCGTGCCCGTCGATCGGCGGCAGAGGATGGGAGTCACTGACGGTCTGGTGCGCCTCTCCTGCGGCGTGGAGGCAGTGGAAGACCTGATCGAAGACCTGGAGCAGGCGTTCAGCAAGGTGGCACAAGCGTGA
- a CDS encoding AMP-binding protein → MPAALTDVLFDRAARDPHRPAILMPELTLSYRQLAAEAAGIARLLVALQLEGTRISLLLPNVPRFASVLYGVLGAGGTAVMTNPVNSPREVAEQFADAGVSAAFTTETLRHLLPPDAQVLIIDSLPDAVRSVTDHEERVLPLPAADMLPVQPLDGDAPAAILFTAAEEGRARGAVLSHRNLLANLRSTVEMMRLSEEDRLLAAIPQVHAFGLTVSLNAALAAGAAIVPVERFHPVRTLELMQQTGVTVLAGVPAMYLGILSVLERSPTPSHTLRITLSGGAPIHPGVQTRWEEKLGIPLRQGYGLTEASPVCLFNSPDPPNRPGTLGRPVPGVEVAVLDPHGEPLPPGEVGEICVRGENVFAGYLDGSSRKHPPSRGGWLRTGDLGRQEADGFIRFVGLLKAMFTRSGFNVYPRELERVIEGDERVARATVYAQPDPVRENEIVLQVDVAPGASLTEDDVREICRSQLAAYKQPARILIQ, encoded by the coding sequence ATGCCCGCAGCCCTCACCGACGTCCTCTTCGACCGCGCGGCGAGAGATCCGCACCGCCCAGCGATCCTGATGCCGGAGCTCACCCTCTCCTATCGCCAGCTCGCGGCAGAAGCCGCCGGCATCGCCCGGCTTCTCGTCGCCCTGCAGCTCGAAGGCACGCGCATATCCCTGCTGCTGCCCAACGTGCCGCGATTCGCCAGCGTCCTGTACGGAGTGCTGGGCGCCGGGGGAACCGCGGTCATGACCAACCCGGTGAACTCGCCGCGCGAGGTCGCGGAGCAATTCGCCGACGCGGGTGTGAGCGCGGCCTTTACCACCGAGACCCTGCGACACCTCCTTCCGCCGGATGCCCAAGTCCTGATCATCGACTCGCTGCCGGACGCCGTGCGCTCCGTGACAGACCACGAGGAGCGTGTCCTGCCGCTACCGGCCGCCGACATGCTGCCGGTGCAGCCCCTGGATGGTGACGCGCCCGCCGCGATCCTCTTCACCGCGGCGGAAGAAGGGCGCGCCCGCGGCGCGGTGCTCAGCCACCGGAACCTCCTCGCCAACCTCCGCTCGACGGTGGAGATGATGCGCCTCTCCGAGGAGGACCGATTGCTCGCTGCCATCCCGCAGGTGCACGCCTTCGGCCTGACGGTGAGTCTGAACGCCGCGCTTGCCGCGGGCGCCGCGATCGTCCCGGTCGAACGCTTTCACCCGGTGAGGACGCTGGAGCTGATGCAGCAGACGGGCGTCACGGTATTGGCCGGCGTACCGGCCATGTATCTGGGGATTCTGTCCGTGCTGGAACGGAGCCCGACCCCGTCACACACCCTCCGCATCACCCTGTCCGGAGGTGCGCCTATCCACCCTGGAGTGCAGACCCGCTGGGAGGAGAAGCTCGGCATCCCGCTCCGCCAGGGTTACGGTCTCACCGAAGCGAGTCCGGTTTGCCTCTTCAATTCCCCGGACCCGCCCAACCGGCCGGGAACCCTCGGCCGGCCGGTTCCCGGGGTGGAGGTTGCCGTCCTGGACCCGCATGGCGAGCCCCTGCCACCCGGCGAAGTCGGAGAGATCTGCGTGCGTGGCGAGAACGTGTTCGCGGGCTATCTCGACGGTTCCTCGCGGAAGCATCCACCGTCGCGGGGAGGCTGGCTGCGCACCGGCGACCTCGGTCGGCAGGAGGCCGACGGCTTCATCCGCTTCGTCGGTCTGCTCAAGGCCATGTTCACCCGTTCCGGCTTCAACGTCTACCCGCGCGAGCTGGAACGGGTGATCGAGGGGGACGAGCGGGTCGCACGAGCCACCGTCTACGCGCAGCCCGACCCGGTGCGGGAGAACGAAATCGTCCTGCAGGTGGACGTGGCACCGGGTGCGAGCCTCACGGAGGACGATGTGCGTGAGATCTGCCGCAGCCAGCTGGCGGCGTACAAGCAGCCGGCGAGAATCCTCATCCAATGA
- the glmM gene encoding phosphoglucosamine mutase: protein MDTSKLMVSVSGVRGRVGEGLTPEVISHFAAAFGAYAAANGPGRTIVLGRDSRVSGPMFARAATAALQSVGCDVVDVGIAPTPSIQLMVEELGAAGGLAVTASHNPIEWNALKFIGPSGMFLDAEQGAQMRSLLDGEIPRAGWDALGEYRQDDSAVERHLRKILAIPFLDVVRIRSRRFKVALDCVRGAGGAILTRLLDELGCEVEAINLEPDGRFPREPEPIAANLGELEALVRSSGAVVGLATDPDVDRLSLVDEKGRAIGEDYTLALATRLVLRHRPGTVVTNLSTSRLLDDVAEAAGARLIRAPVGEINVARRMEAERATVGGEGNGGVILPDVHLTRDAPVAAALIMQILAEEDRPLSEIAAEIGHYEIVKEKLPRPDGSLEDAYTALTVGLAAPEADRQDGLRLSWPAQRRWAHLRPSGTEPIVRIIAEAPTREEAEALVESLRAALPAS from the coding sequence ATGGATACATCGAAGCTGATGGTGAGCGTCTCCGGAGTGCGCGGCCGCGTCGGCGAGGGGCTGACGCCGGAGGTCATCTCCCATTTTGCCGCGGCTTTCGGCGCGTATGCCGCCGCAAACGGCCCCGGGCGCACGATTGTGCTCGGACGCGATTCGCGCGTGTCGGGACCGATGTTCGCCCGCGCGGCCACGGCCGCCCTGCAATCCGTCGGCTGCGATGTGGTGGACGTCGGCATTGCCCCGACGCCAAGCATTCAGCTGATGGTGGAGGAGTTGGGGGCGGCCGGTGGCCTCGCGGTCACGGCGAGTCACAACCCGATCGAATGGAACGCGCTGAAGTTCATCGGCCCGTCGGGCATGTTCCTCGATGCGGAACAGGGCGCGCAGATGCGCTCGCTGCTGGACGGGGAAATTCCACGGGCAGGTTGGGATGCGCTCGGGGAATACCGGCAGGATGACAGCGCGGTGGAGCGGCATCTGCGCAAGATCCTGGCGATCCCCTTCCTGGACGTGGTGAGGATCAGGTCCCGCCGCTTCAAGGTTGCCCTCGACTGCGTGCGGGGCGCGGGTGGCGCCATCCTGACCCGTCTGCTCGACGAGCTTGGCTGCGAAGTCGAGGCGATCAACCTCGAGCCGGACGGCCGCTTCCCGCGCGAGCCGGAGCCGATCGCGGCCAACCTGGGAGAGCTGGAAGCGCTGGTGCGCAGCAGCGGAGCGGTGGTGGGGCTGGCGACCGATCCGGACGTAGACCGCCTGTCCCTGGTCGACGAGAAGGGTCGCGCCATCGGAGAGGACTACACGCTGGCACTGGCTACGCGGCTGGTCCTGCGGCACCGACCCGGGACGGTGGTGACGAACCTCTCTACCAGTCGCCTGCTGGACGACGTGGCGGAGGCCGCGGGGGCTCGCTTGATCCGGGCGCCGGTCGGGGAGATCAACGTCGCGCGACGCATGGAGGCGGAGCGCGCCACGGTGGGCGGAGAAGGGAATGGCGGCGTCATACTTCCCGACGTTCACCTCACCCGGGATGCGCCAGTGGCTGCGGCCCTGATCATGCAGATTCTCGCCGAAGAAGATCGCCCACTGAGCGAGATCGCCGCCGAGATCGGACACTACGAGATCGTCAAGGAGAAGCTGCCGCGTCCCGACGGTTCGCTGGAGGACGCGTACACCGCCCTGACCGTGGGACTGGCCGCTCCCGAGGCCGACCGCCAGGATGGTCTGCGGCTCTCCTGGCCCGCGCAGCGCCGCTGGGCGCACCTGCGGCCCTCCGGCACCGAGCCGATCGTCCGCATCATTGCCGAGGCACCTACCCGAGAAGAGGCTGAGGCGCTGGTGGAATCACTGCGCGCCGCCCTGCCCGCTTCCTGA